Proteins co-encoded in one Bacillus sp. FSL H8-0547 genomic window:
- a CDS encoding cobalamin-dependent protein (Presence of a B(12) (cobalamin)-binding domain implies dependence on cobalamin itself, in one of its several forms, or in some unusual lineages, dependence on a cobalamin-like analog.): protein MNIDTAAFTRLLLEGNQNSAWNILKKSHDGGAHPLAVMQKLLTPSMAKIGLLWEEDEISVADEHLATTTCDFILSRYREYSLKQIPKTEKKAMFLCLEDELHHLGLKMVSILFEWHGYQTRLFGASLPLEYALEYAADWKPDVVGLSFSLRKNSERLSHYIDEIEKLDHSPQVIVGGRLVTASDFKHCCSENTQLFSGLSDANDWLLKEDSHA from the coding sequence ATGAATATAGATACTGCTGCTTTTACAAGGTTGCTGCTTGAGGGCAATCAAAACAGCGCATGGAACATCTTAAAAAAAAGCCATGATGGCGGTGCACATCCTCTGGCGGTTATGCAGAAGCTATTAACTCCTTCTATGGCAAAGATTGGTTTGCTGTGGGAAGAAGATGAGATTTCTGTAGCTGATGAACATCTTGCAACCACAACCTGCGACTTTATTCTGTCGCGGTACAGAGAATACAGTTTAAAGCAAATACCGAAAACCGAAAAAAAAGCCATGTTTCTTTGCCTGGAAGATGAACTTCATCACCTGGGGCTGAAGATGGTTTCTATTTTGTTTGAATGGCACGGTTATCAGACGAGGCTGTTTGGAGCGAGCCTGCCGCTGGAATACGCTCTTGAATACGCAGCAGACTGGAAGCCTGATGTAGTCGGCCTTTCTTTTTCTCTCCGTAAAAACTCTGAACGTCTGTCACATTATATAGATGAAATAGAAAAACTTGATCACTCTCCTCAAGTGATTGTGGGAGGCAGACTGGTTACAGCGTCTGACTTTAAGCACTGCTGTTCAGAGAACACACAGCTTTTCTCAGGCTTATCGGACGCAAATGACTGGCTGCTGAAGGAAGACAGCCATGCTTGA
- a CDS encoding STAS domain-containing protein, which translates to MLDGKHLPLPFYKLDKNFRIIERSLAAGKLFEEQESFLDLADEDSRRKAEKVLSSGKSETELVLRTYQSPLALFKLNMNTDDDFLYLILTEQNSKMETLVQQVELHRRRLAETDLQLLAKKEEAEDAYRKIIELSCPFIMLTKKTALLPLYGELTEELISANAGRLLNLLQETCAEQILIDFHGVGFIAETGMKALADLVKEFTLMGASTCFASLNPVQAKQVYRCHTSLDVTYVNSLSSALETYLL; encoded by the coding sequence ATGCTTGACGGCAAACATCTTCCGCTTCCTTTCTATAAATTAGATAAAAATTTCCGCATCATTGAACGTTCTTTGGCAGCAGGCAAGCTGTTTGAAGAGCAGGAAAGCTTTCTTGATCTGGCTGATGAGGACAGCAGGAGAAAAGCCGAGAAAGTGTTATCTTCCGGAAAAAGCGAAACAGAGCTTGTACTCAGAACCTATCAATCTCCTCTTGCTTTGTTCAAATTGAATATGAATACAGATGATGATTTTCTGTATCTTATCCTTACAGAGCAGAATTCAAAAATGGAGACGCTCGTTCAGCAGGTCGAGCTTCACCGCAGAAGACTTGCGGAAACAGACCTGCAGCTGCTGGCAAAAAAAGAAGAGGCAGAGGACGCTTACAGGAAAATCATTGAGCTTTCGTGTCCATTCATTATGCTCACGAAAAAGACCGCCCTTCTTCCACTCTACGGGGAATTGACGGAAGAGCTGATTTCAGCTAACGCCGGAAGACTTTTAAATCTGCTTCAGGAAACCTGCGCAGAACAGATCCTGATTGATTTTCATGGTGTCGGATTCATCGCTGAAACCGGCATGAAGGCTCTGGCAGATCTCGTGAAGGAATTCACCCTGATGGGGGCTTCCACCTGCTTTGCAAGCCTAAATCCGGTTCAGGCTAAACAGGTTTACCGTTGTCATACGTCACTGGATGTCACATATGTAAACAGCCTTAGTTCCGCCCTTGAAACCTATCTCTTATGA
- a CDS encoding DnaJ family domain-containing protein produces MKKEPYKNENRDLMSSIYDEFEKKGGAAKLPGMGKPLPKSALKGDIFSKIVKNANYLPAWLQRQKEIKQQIEIVMKLKDEKLRIKEVERINQDIIKYNRMCPPALQKNQLSSGQLESQYKQWE; encoded by the coding sequence ATGAAAAAAGAACCTTACAAGAATGAGAACAGAGATTTGATGAGCTCGATTTATGATGAATTTGAGAAAAAAGGCGGTGCTGCAAAACTGCCGGGAATGGGAAAACCCCTGCCAAAAAGTGCTCTCAAAGGGGATATTTTCTCCAAAATCGTCAAAAATGCTAACTATCTGCCCGCATGGCTGCAGCGTCAAAAAGAAATCAAACAGCAAATTGAGATTGTTATGAAACTTAAAGATGAAAAACTGCGTATTAAAGAAGTTGAGCGGATCAATCAGGACATCATCAAATATAACCGTATGTGTCCGCCTGCTCTTCAAAAAAATCAGCTTTCATCAGGCCAGCTTGAGAGCCAGTACAAACAGTGGGAATAA
- a CDS encoding AI-2E family transporter — protein MPKDKIFKIGYGIIIFLTIILLSTKVDFIFRPLEIIFTTLFFPFLVSGIIFYLLRPIVRFLGRKGVPNTISIIIIYLLVIGLGTLAVFLIGPPIQQQFQQLINNFPQIVQTLQDNLLALRENKWFARFEQNDIMTFEKMTASVTDYFQSNVSNIGSRITGFIGILTSIATIFVTVPFIVFYLLKDGDHAPKQVLRFLPYTKAEEAKLILKDMDHALSSYIQGQALVSLVVGVMMYIGYLIIGLDYSILLALFAMLTNVIPFLGPFIAVIPAVIVGFLDSPFMVIQVLIVVIIVQQIDGNVTSPLIMGKRLDIHPLTIILLLIVAGSMGGLLGMLLAVPTYAILKVIVSHSYRLYLLRKEKKDPLRNSSIDIETE, from the coding sequence TTGCCGAAAGACAAAATCTTTAAAATCGGATACGGCATTATTATTTTTCTGACAATCATTCTTTTATCAACGAAAGTGGATTTCATCTTCAGACCTCTTGAAATCATTTTCACGACTCTATTCTTCCCTTTTCTTGTATCGGGCATCATTTTTTATCTGCTCCGGCCCATTGTAAGATTTCTCGGGAGAAAAGGAGTTCCAAATACCATTTCCATCATTATTATTTACTTGCTTGTGATTGGACTTGGCACACTCGCTGTTTTCCTGATCGGTCCGCCGATTCAGCAGCAGTTTCAGCAGCTGATCAACAACTTCCCCCAAATCGTTCAGACTCTGCAGGACAACCTTCTTGCACTGAGGGAAAACAAATGGTTTGCCCGCTTTGAACAGAATGACATTATGACGTTTGAAAAAATGACGGCTTCTGTAACAGATTATTTTCAGTCAAATGTCAGCAATATCGGCAGCAGAATCACTGGGTTTATCGGCATTCTGACAAGCATAGCGACGATTTTTGTGACCGTTCCGTTTATCGTCTTCTATCTGTTGAAAGACGGGGACCATGCACCGAAACAAGTGCTGCGCTTTCTTCCATATACAAAAGCTGAAGAAGCAAAGCTGATCTTGAAGGACATGGATCATGCCCTCAGCTCCTATATTCAGGGGCAGGCTCTTGTCAGCCTTGTGGTCGGGGTCATGATGTATATTGGCTACCTGATTATCGGGCTTGATTATTCCATTCTCCTTGCTCTGTTTGCGATGCTGACGAACGTTATTCCTTTCCTCGGACCATTTATTGCGGTCATTCCGGCTGTGATTGTAGGCTTTTTGGACTCACCGTTTATGGTTATACAGGTTCTGATCGTGGTCATTATCGTCCAGCAGATTGACGGCAACGTTACATCCCCGCTGATTATGGGCAAAAGACTGGATATTCACCCGTTGACCATTATCCTGCTGCTGATTGTCGCAGGAAGCATGGGCGGCCTGCTGGGCATGCTTCTCGCCGTTCCGACTTATGCCATTTTAAAAGTCATAGTCAGTCATTCATACAGACTGTATCTGCTCAGAAAAGAAAAGAAGGATCCGCTCCGCAATTCATCAATTGACATCGAAACGGAGTAA
- a CDS encoding cation diffusion facilitator family transporter, translated as MSFFQLLKKGNKSSGIAALGNTALTIIKGIAAFISGNGTMFATTLHSAADAINQGFVFIGSALAEKAPTKRFPTGFGRVVNLFVLIAVIVISIMAYETLHKGWELIQHPKETTNILLNAGILVIAVIVDGLILIKAMKEIAHETRTEGKGLGLASNAFKNVSLASPPTRLVFYEDIIATFGALLALVSIVVSYFTGLYVLDGIGTLLIGILLIVIAVKIGYENTIGLIGVAAPKDVEDRIAELILTDPDVDDIRNLRILQEGRKYHVESYLELKPGLSLAVADDIKIRVRDLLYTDPDVADVVLGIFESDGIKSWRDEPTV; from the coding sequence ATGTCGTTTTTTCAACTACTGAAAAAGGGAAACAAATCATCAGGGATTGCCGCTCTTGGAAATACGGCTTTGACCATTATTAAAGGGATTGCCGCCTTCATAAGCGGCAATGGAACGATGTTTGCAACAACTCTGCATTCAGCGGCAGACGCAATCAATCAGGGCTTCGTTTTTATCGGGAGCGCGCTTGCAGAAAAGGCTCCGACGAAGCGTTTTCCAACAGGCTTCGGCCGGGTGGTGAACCTTTTTGTACTCATAGCGGTAATCGTCATTTCCATAATGGCTTATGAAACGCTTCATAAAGGATGGGAACTGATCCAGCATCCGAAAGAGACCACAAACATTTTGCTGAATGCCGGAATTCTGGTGATTGCCGTTATTGTTGACGGGCTCATACTCATTAAAGCCATGAAAGAAATTGCACACGAAACAAGAACAGAAGGAAAAGGACTTGGGCTTGCCTCGAACGCATTCAAAAATGTGAGCCTTGCCTCTCCCCCGACCCGGCTTGTTTTTTATGAGGATATTATCGCAACGTTCGGTGCGCTCCTTGCTCTTGTATCCATTGTTGTTTCTTATTTCACCGGCCTCTATGTGCTTGACGGGATCGGCACACTGCTGATTGGAATCCTGCTTATTGTCATCGCAGTTAAAATCGGATATGAGAATACAATCGGCCTGATCGGGGTTGCTGCACCGAAAGATGTGGAAGACCGGATCGCCGAATTAATCCTGACTGACCCGGACGTTGATGATATTAGAAACCTCCGCATACTCCAGGAAGGCCGGAAATATCATGTTGAAAGCTACCTGGAGCTGAAACCGGGATTATCCCTTGCTGTAGCTGATGATATTAAAATCAGGGTCCGGGACCTGCTCTATACAGATCCGGACGTTGCCGATGTTGTACTGGGCATTTTTGAATCTGACGGAATTAAGTCGTGGAGAGACGAACCTACCGTTTAA
- a CDS encoding DUF6612 family protein has translation MKKWSLLIGLLFTLVLAGCGQSAATNEEKEDKQAEKAEAETTETADKEKEATAEEVLASASEKSADLKNFAMDGTMDMIVTSSEGQMETTADMQTKTNIEPLVMQQTMNMSAEGQTTSIEMYMDDQYIYMNDPVSGGWIKMSQAGPGMGEMMNQAKTMTPADQIKQMEAMADDIQLEETDTEYILSVKGNGEKLMSLTGNMMGSDPNMQAVMDQMDIEQIDYTYTLDKETYYPKALDMVIKMFVTENNEEVELQQSISTKFSEMNELEGFSIPKEVLDQAVEVQPGG, from the coding sequence TTGAAAAAGTGGAGTTTATTGATCGGTTTACTGTTTACACTCGTTTTGGCCGGATGCGGACAGAGCGCAGCAACAAATGAGGAGAAAGAAGACAAACAAGCAGAAAAAGCAGAAGCTGAAACGACCGAAACAGCAGATAAAGAGAAAGAAGCTACAGCTGAAGAAGTCCTTGCATCGGCTTCCGAGAAATCAGCTGACCTTAAAAACTTCGCCATGGACGGAACAATGGATATGATCGTCACTTCAAGTGAAGGACAAATGGAAACAACGGCCGACATGCAGACAAAAACGAATATCGAGCCGCTCGTCATGCAGCAGACGATGAATATGTCGGCTGAAGGACAGACAACTTCCATTGAAATGTATATGGATGACCAGTACATATACATGAACGACCCTGTTTCCGGAGGCTGGATCAAAATGAGCCAGGCAGGACCGGGCATGGGAGAAATGATGAACCAGGCAAAAACAATGACGCCTGCAGACCAGATTAAGCAAATGGAAGCAATGGCAGACGACATACAGCTTGAAGAAACAGACACTGAGTATATCCTGAGCGTAAAAGGAAACGGCGAGAAACTGATGAGCCTGACTGGAAACATGATGGGTTCTGATCCGAACATGCAGGCTGTTATGGACCAAATGGACATTGAACAAATTGATTATACGTATACACTTGATAAAGAAACCTACTATCCGAAAGCACTGGATATGGTTATCAAAATGTTCGTTACAGAAAACAACGAAGAAGTAGAGCTGCAGCAGTCCATCTCCACAAAGTTTTCAGAAATGAACGAGCTTGAAGGCTTCAGCATCCCAAAAGAAGTTCTTGATCAAGCTGTGGAAGTTCAGCCTGGAGGTTAA
- the chrA gene encoding chromate efflux transporter → MLKTWIEILLVSTRLGLTSFGGPVAHLGYFRDEYVKKRKWLDERSYADLVALCQFLPGPASSQVGISIGIVRGGLVGGFISWFGFTMPSVIALILFAYFVTGFQAEDAGWITGLKIVAVAVVAQAIMGMGKNLAPDRPRIAIAVIAAVCALFFPTAIGQIVIIIIAGVTGYIMYRNQDVPKADKLAISISKKTGAAAWILFAGLLAGLPLLRQVFPSIWMAMFDTFYRVGSIVFGGGHVVLPMIEREVVPPGWISEETFLAGYGAAQAVPGPLFTFASYLGASMNGVTGALVATAAMFLPSFLLVVGMLPFWNFLREKSSVQAALMGVNAAVVGILLAALYDPVWTSAIKSTGDFALALAAFALLVYFKLPPWLVVLLAAAGGIVLGMIG, encoded by the coding sequence ATGCTTAAAACTTGGATTGAAATTCTGCTGGTGTCAACGAGGCTTGGCCTCACTTCATTTGGCGGGCCAGTGGCCCATCTGGGTTATTTCAGAGATGAATATGTGAAAAAGAGGAAGTGGCTTGACGAACGCAGCTATGCAGATCTTGTGGCGCTCTGCCAGTTCCTGCCCGGACCTGCGAGCAGCCAGGTGGGCATATCCATAGGAATTGTCAGAGGAGGATTGGTCGGTGGCTTCATCTCCTGGTTTGGATTCACGATGCCTTCTGTGATTGCCCTTATCCTGTTTGCCTACTTTGTTACCGGTTTTCAGGCTGAAGATGCCGGGTGGATCACGGGTCTGAAGATTGTTGCAGTTGCGGTTGTTGCACAGGCGATTATGGGGATGGGGAAGAATCTTGCCCCTGACCGGCCAAGAATTGCCATCGCTGTGATTGCTGCAGTCTGCGCCCTGTTTTTCCCGACAGCAATCGGACAAATTGTCATCATCATCATTGCCGGAGTGACCGGTTACATCATGTACCGGAATCAGGACGTTCCAAAGGCTGATAAACTTGCTATTTCCATCAGTAAAAAGACAGGAGCTGCAGCCTGGATTCTTTTCGCGGGACTGCTGGCCGGACTTCCGCTGCTCCGCCAGGTCTTCCCGTCTATTTGGATGGCAATGTTTGATACGTTTTACCGTGTCGGATCGATCGTCTTCGGCGGAGGGCATGTCGTTCTTCCGATGATCGAGAGAGAGGTTGTTCCTCCGGGCTGGATTTCTGAGGAAACCTTCCTTGCCGGGTACGGGGCCGCCCAGGCGGTTCCAGGACCGCTGTTTACGTTTGCGAGTTATCTCGGGGCGTCAATGAACGGTGTAACAGGAGCTCTTGTTGCGACAGCTGCCATGTTCCTGCCTTCATTCCTATTGGTTGTCGGCATGCTTCCGTTTTGGAATTTTCTCAGGGAGAAAAGCAGCGTGCAGGCAGCACTGATGGGAGTAAATGCCGCTGTAGTCGGTATCCTCCTTGCTGCACTCTACGATCCGGTCTGGACAAGTGCGATTAAATCGACAGGAGACTTTGCACTTGCCCTGGCAGCATTCGCTCTGCTTGTTTACTTTAAACTGCCTCCATGGCTTGTCGTACTTCTGGCTGCTGCCGGCGGGATTGTGCTTGGGATGATTGGATAG
- a CDS encoding PadR family transcriptional regulator: MREFILGAIKIHILYHAKIEPVYGSFMIEELRSHGYEIGPGTLYPYLHNLEKSGCLTREDRKENGRIRKYYSITKEGEQALEDAKKMLRELAKEVLREEY; encoded by the coding sequence GTGCGTGAATTTATTTTAGGCGCCATTAAAATTCACATCCTGTACCATGCGAAAATAGAGCCGGTCTACGGTTCTTTCATGATTGAGGAGCTTAGAAGCCACGGATATGAAATCGGCCCCGGAACACTCTATCCGTACTTGCACAATCTTGAGAAGTCAGGCTGCTTAACGAGGGAAGACCGGAAAGAAAACGGCCGGATCCGCAAATACTACAGCATCACAAAAGAAGGAGAGCAAGCACTGGAAGATGCTAAGAAAATGCTTAGAGAGCTTGCAAAAGAAGTGTTAAGGGAGGAGTATTGA
- a CDS encoding FixH family protein, with protein sequence MKRIAAGILMVSAVFVLFACSKGENAAEGSLMVHAEISVPETISLNKEETLSVTVSQGDQAVEDASEVQFEIWKADSKEESEMIRAEHTGDGIYEVQKSFSEEGSYFVQTHVTARDLHVMPKKEFVVGKGELTNKEEESNEEHSHH encoded by the coding sequence ATGAAACGTATTGCAGCGGGGATTTTAATGGTATCGGCTGTGTTTGTTCTTTTTGCCTGTTCAAAAGGAGAAAACGCGGCAGAAGGTTCACTGATGGTACATGCTGAAATCAGCGTTCCCGAAACGATCAGCCTGAACAAGGAAGAAACCCTATCTGTCACTGTCTCTCAAGGAGATCAGGCTGTGGAAGATGCTTCCGAGGTGCAGTTTGAAATCTGGAAAGCAGACAGCAAGGAAGAAAGTGAAATGATCAGAGCGGAGCACACAGGTGACGGCATTTATGAAGTTCAGAAATCGTTCAGTGAAGAAGGCAGCTACTTTGTTCAGACACATGTCACGGCACGTGACTTGCATGTGATGCCCAAAAAAGAATTTGTTGTCGGCAAAGGTGAACTCACAAATAAGGAAGAAGAATCAAACGAAGAACATTCTCATCACTAA
- a CDS encoding amidohydrolase, which yields MKKTLVKNVLVEKGYGFNELGDVTATETEMVDFILADGRIEEIVRAGSGELEDYELFDAESALALPSFAEMHIHLDKTYYGGRWKAPTKAKSIFTRIEEEQTLLLEQLPSVQERAEKLLELQLMNGTAFVRTHCNVDQVIGVKHIELIQQAFKSFENKLEGEIVAFPQHGLLRSSSVELVKEAMRNGAQFVGGVDPATVDEDIEKSLSAMIEIAVEFGAGIDLHLHDRGHLGIYTIKRLLTMLEDAKFKKPVTISHAFGLAALSEGEARELAIRFAERGVSLASTVPLDFKMPLALMKAEGVDVYLGNDSITDHWDPFGTGDMLEKANVLSQVNRWKDELALSQSLGYITKGITPLSKEGEQLWPKPGDRADFLLTEASCSAEAIARRTKRKAVFFGGKAVYEAE from the coding sequence GTGAAGAAAACGCTTGTAAAGAATGTGCTTGTTGAAAAGGGCTATGGTTTTAATGAATTGGGAGATGTAACCGCTACAGAAACAGAAATGGTTGATTTCATTCTTGCTGATGGGAGAATAGAAGAGATTGTGCGTGCCGGTTCAGGAGAATTGGAAGATTATGAGTTGTTCGATGCAGAAAGCGCATTGGCACTTCCTTCGTTTGCGGAAATGCATATCCATTTGGACAAGACCTATTACGGAGGAAGATGGAAGGCCCCGACTAAGGCGAAATCGATTTTTACGAGAATAGAAGAGGAACAAACGCTTCTTCTCGAGCAGCTGCCCTCAGTGCAGGAACGCGCAGAAAAGCTGCTTGAGCTCCAGCTGATGAACGGGACAGCGTTTGTAAGAACACACTGCAATGTCGATCAGGTTATCGGTGTGAAGCATATTGAGCTGATCCAGCAGGCATTTAAGAGCTTTGAGAACAAGCTTGAAGGCGAAATCGTAGCTTTTCCCCAGCATGGTTTGCTCAGGAGCAGCAGCGTTGAACTTGTAAAAGAAGCGATGAGAAATGGAGCACAGTTTGTCGGGGGAGTCGATCCTGCGACGGTAGATGAAGATATTGAAAAGTCACTCTCTGCGATGATCGAGATTGCTGTGGAATTTGGGGCAGGAATCGATCTGCATTTGCATGACAGAGGACACCTTGGCATTTATACGATCAAACGACTATTAACTATGCTTGAAGATGCGAAATTCAAAAAGCCTGTGACAATCAGCCACGCATTTGGACTTGCTGCACTGTCAGAAGGCGAAGCACGGGAGCTTGCTATAAGATTTGCAGAACGTGGTGTCAGTCTTGCTTCAACCGTACCCCTTGATTTTAAGATGCCGCTTGCTTTAATGAAGGCTGAAGGAGTGGACGTTTATCTGGGCAATGACAGCATTACCGACCACTGGGATCCGTTTGGGACAGGGGATATGCTTGAGAAGGCTAACGTGCTTTCCCAGGTAAACCGGTGGAAGGATGAACTTGCCTTGAGTCAGTCGCTGGGCTATATCACAAAGGGAATAACTCCGCTGTCAAAAGAAGGTGAGCAGCTTTGGCCAAAACCGGGAGACCGTGCGGATTTTCTTTTAACAGAAGCATCCTGCTCTGCGGAAGCCATTGCGAGAAGAACAAAGAGAAAGGCCGTGTTCTTTGGAGGAAAGGCTGTATATGAAGCAGAATAA
- a CDS encoding LysR family transcriptional regulator gives MDIRQLNYFIAIAEEGQITAAANRLKMAQPPLSQQLKQMETELGLILAERKGKSLELTDAGEKLYQHALKVTDAMEEALFEVKETGTGKKGKLSIGVNTLSNDKLPGLLKHFQKKYPDVTYKIQQNDSAQLCRLLKEKVLDLAIVRLPLDLNDYHVIHLEPEPFYFVSSSPLNPDQRTVKAEETVNVPLIIPSTEGLGLYSKILSVFTSRDLDPDVICECSDVTILFDLVSAGFGATIVPETVIKLKPPSGLHIYLLEETEGLGESGLIYLKNHYLPKTAQNFIDLLQEKKKGQTEG, from the coding sequence ATGGATATCAGACAATTGAATTATTTCATTGCAATTGCTGAAGAAGGCCAGATCACAGCAGCTGCAAACAGACTGAAAATGGCCCAGCCGCCCCTCAGCCAGCAGCTGAAGCAGATGGAGACAGAGCTTGGACTTATTCTTGCTGAGCGCAAAGGGAAATCACTTGAGCTGACAGATGCCGGGGAAAAGCTTTACCAGCATGCATTAAAAGTAACAGATGCAATGGAAGAGGCGCTTTTTGAGGTGAAAGAAACTGGGACAGGGAAAAAGGGGAAGCTGTCCATCGGGGTGAACACCCTTTCAAACGATAAGCTGCCCGGTTTATTAAAGCATTTTCAAAAGAAATATCCTGATGTGACCTATAAAATTCAGCAGAATGATTCCGCCCAGCTTTGCAGGCTGTTAAAGGAAAAAGTCCTGGATCTTGCCATCGTCAGACTGCCTCTCGATCTAAATGATTATCATGTCATTCATCTTGAACCTGAACCGTTTTACTTTGTCTCTTCAAGTCCGCTTAATCCTGATCAAAGAACGGTTAAAGCAGAGGAAACTGTAAATGTGCCTCTCATTATCCCAAGTACAGAAGGGCTCGGTCTTTACAGCAAGATTTTATCTGTTTTTACATCAAGGGACCTTGATCCTGACGTCATATGTGAATGCTCGGATGTCACCATTCTCTTTGATCTGGTCTCAGCAGGTTTCGGGGCAACGATTGTCCCGGAGACGGTCATCAAATTAAAACCGCCTTCAGGCCTTCACATTTATCTGCTTGAAGAGACAGAGGGGTTAGGGGAATCCGGACTTATATATTTGAAAAATCACTACCTGCCGAAAACGGCACAGAACTTTATTGATCTTCTGCAAGAAAAGAAAAAGGGACAGACGGAGGGGTAA
- a CDS encoding uracil/xanthine transporter, which translates to MNNSKFTTPLASVQWLFFIFANTIVVPISVGTAFDLTPDQIAVTLRSSLIFTGIACFLQGWIGHRYPIMEGHSGIIWGLILNLGMSASSLGMSFTQIGGGIASGILLAGIVTIILAAFNLTAVVQKIFTPMVASVYLFLLAFQLILTFFKGMLKIEDDGTLNVAVSLFSILLVLFVSLLKIKGNAFLGNFSILLGIAVGWILYLILFPGETAAESVSPEGSIFFPLGLPNLEWGIVLIAFLGGMMNLSNTIASIQAAEKLYQNEPEPASFRRSFFLTGSYSVGASLLGLVSYAPFTSTIGFLESTQILRRKPFLIGGAMITIMGIFPPLVSILVTLPITVGNAVLFVAYLQLFGTALKSIQGKAFDSKTIFRIAAPLLIGVSIMNTDPAVFRDLSVYISPLLSNGLMMGILLSILLEAFVKWE; encoded by the coding sequence ATGAACAACTCTAAATTCACGACACCGCTTGCCTCCGTGCAGTGGCTGTTCTTTATTTTTGCAAATACGATTGTGGTGCCGATTTCAGTAGGAACTGCTTTTGATCTGACCCCGGACCAGATTGCCGTCACTCTCAGAAGCTCCCTGATTTTTACGGGTATTGCCTGCTTTCTTCAGGGGTGGATCGGCCACAGATACCCGATTATGGAAGGCCATTCAGGAATTATTTGGGGTCTGATACTTAACCTCGGCATGTCTGCGTCCTCACTTGGGATGAGTTTTACCCAAATTGGAGGGGGCATTGCTTCAGGCATTTTGCTCGCGGGCATTGTCACAATCATCCTTGCTGCTTTTAATTTGACTGCAGTGGTTCAGAAGATCTTCACGCCAATGGTTGCGAGCGTCTATTTATTCCTGCTTGCCTTTCAGCTGATTCTTACCTTTTTTAAAGGGATGCTGAAAATAGAAGATGACGGAACCTTAAACGTGGCTGTGAGCTTATTTTCCATCCTGCTCGTTCTTTTTGTCAGCCTCCTTAAAATAAAAGGAAATGCCTTTCTCGGAAACTTTTCAATTCTGCTTGGAATTGCGGTCGGCTGGATTCTCTATTTGATCCTCTTCCCAGGCGAAACTGCAGCAGAATCCGTTTCTCCTGAAGGGTCCATTTTCTTCCCTCTTGGCCTTCCTAACCTGGAATGGGGAATTGTCCTAATTGCCTTTCTTGGGGGGATGATGAATCTGAGCAATACGATCGCTTCCATCCAGGCGGCTGAGAAGCTTTATCAGAACGAACCTGAACCTGCGTCCTTCAGAAGGTCCTTTTTCCTTACAGGCTCTTATTCCGTTGGCGCTTCACTGCTTGGCCTTGTTTCGTATGCGCCATTCACCTCTACCATCGGTTTTTTGGAGAGCACTCAAATACTTCGGCGCAAACCGTTTCTGATCGGCGGAGCAATGATCACGATTATGGGAATCTTTCCGCCTCTTGTATCCATTCTGGTCACTCTCCCGATCACTGTAGGCAACGCCGTCCTGTTTGTCGCCTATCTCCAGCTCTTTGGCACTGCGCTGAAAAGCATACAGGGCAAGGCATTTGATTCAAAAACCATCTTCCGGATCGCCGCCCCTCTTCTGATCGGCGTCAGCATCATGAACACAGATCCTGCCGTCTTCCGAGACCTATCCGTCTACATCTCGCCGCTGCTTTCAAACGGACTGATGATGGGGATATTGCTGTCGATATTGTTGGAGGCGTTTGTGAAATGGGAATAA